Genomic window (Streptococcus suis S735):
CTGGATGGCACATTCTTCAGACACAAGGTGATTATGGTAAGTTTATTCAATATGCCAATGATTTAGCAGCTATCGTCAAGAAGCATGGTTTAGAGCCAATGGCTTTCAATGATGGTATCTATTATAACCACGATACTAGTTCGGGTACTTTTGATAAAGACATTATTGCTTCTTTCTGGACAGGAGGTTGGGGAGGATATGATGTTGCTTCCTCAAAATTCCTTCATGAAAAAGGGCATAAAATTCTTAATACAAATGATGCTTGGTACTATGTTATTGGACGTGAAGCAGAAGGTTTGGGATGGTATAACCTTGATCAAGGTCTTCGAGGAACTAAATCTACAAGGTTTGATCAAGTACCGAAATCTGAGAATACTAAGGTACCCATTATTGGTAGTATGGTTGCGGTATGGGCAGATGACCCAAGCAAGCCTTACAGCTATGACTCAATTAAAAAACTTTTGCACAGTTTTACGGAAAACAATTCTGATTATTTTTTGGCAGAGTACCGAGATTTGCGAGAAGAAGTTGGGAAGATTCCTACTGATTTAAATTCCTATACACCAGAGAGCGTGGCGACTTTAAAAGAGGTCTTGAACAAGATTGATTGGAAACTAAGTAGAAATAACCAAGCGTTTGTTGATGGTTACTTGGCAGAAGTAAAAGCAGCGCGTGAAGCGTTAGTTCCTGTGACAGCAAAGGGAGACAGCGTCAAAGCGGAGCCCTTACCAGAAGGCAAGCTACCTCTGATTACTGCTAAAGGAAAAAGTGTCCAAGCAGAACCACGCCCTGCCTTTAAGGGATACCTGACATCAAACTATGGACCATCTGTCACACCTTTATCCCTCGTATCAAAACCAAGCAGTGAGCAGTCAAATTCCAAGCAAGCAGCTTCTCAGAAGAAAGAATTGCCAAATACAGGAGTAGTAGATGGTCTTGGATTCTCTCTCCTTGGGATGATTGGTCTGGCATTTGCTAGTCGCCGGCGGAAGAAGGAGTAATGTAGCCACTTGAATTAAGGTTCAGGGCTTTCTAATTGTAATTATATAGTTATCTAGTTTTTCTTTCACTCGCTTTGCTGTACCCAAGTATAGCATGTAGCTTATTGCCTTGTACAAAAAGTAAACTAGAAAGCTATGAATAACAGGATAATTTTTTATCGGCTACTAAAAATCCCCCGTAATAAATCTTATTACGGGAGATTTTCGTTTATGAGTATAAAGGGAAGTTATTGATATTTATTTGAAAAATTATCTTTAAAATTAAGTATGTTGTTTGTGAACACAAATTTTTATAATTTACTAAAGAAAAATGGTGGAGTAAACTGTTTCAAGTGCTCGAAGCAAGCTTGTGCCCCCTCGACATCTTCACAAATGATGAGACAGACATCGTCACCGCAGACGGTCGCTACAATTTGAGGAATTTCCATGGCATCCAAAATAGAACCGAATGAGTTGGCCAATCCAGGTAGGGTCTTGAGCACCACTTGATGTTGGATAGGTTTTAGCATGACCAAAGCATCTTCCATATAGAGTCGCAGTCGTTTTTCCCAGCGAGTAGGAGCAATGGGGTTGATGACATAGTGAGAAGAATCATCTTCGTTGACTTTGACAAGATTGAGCATCTTGATGTCACGGGAGAGGGTAGATTGGGTGACGGAGACTCCGTTGACCTCTAGTAATTCTTGCAATTCCTGCTGGGTATGTATTTTCTTCTCCATGATTAGAGATAGGATCAGCTGATGGCGGCTTTCAATCTTGTTCATAGGGCCCTCCAATAAAATCAGAATTCAGAATAATTTGGTGATAACAGCCTATTGAATGAACATTGCATCCCCAAAACTAAAGAAGCGGTAGCGTTCTTCAACAGCATGTTTATAGGCATCTAAGGTAAATTCTCTACCTGCAAAGGCAGAAACTAGCATAACCAAAGTAGATTTTGGCAGGTGGAAATTGGTTGAGAAGGCATCAACGATTCGGAAGGTGTAGCCAGGTTTGATGAAGATATTTGTCCAACCAGAATCAGCTTGCAAACGGCCATCAAATTTATTACCGATGGTTTCGAGGGTGCGGATGGATGTCGTGCCGACTGCGACGATACGACCACCGCTATCTTTGACCTGATTGAGGGTTTGAGCAGCTTCTGCTGATAGGTTATAGAATTCCGAGTGCATTTCATGCTCATCAACGTTATCAACAGAGACTGGTCGGAAGGTCCCAAGTCCAACGTGAAGAGTCAAATAGACTAGCTTCACTCCTTTAGCTTCGATTTTTTCGAGTAACTCTTGGGTGAAATGTAGTCCAGCAGTTGGGGCTGCGGCAGAACCGTTTTCCTTGGCATAAACTGTTTGATAGCGTTCACGGTCTTCTAATTTCTCATGAATGTAAGGTGGAAGTGGCATTTCGCCTAGACTTTCCAAGACTTCAAGGAAGATACCTTCATAGGAGAATTCAACAATTCTTCCACCGTGCTCTAATTCTTCTACGATAGTAGCAGTTAATCGTCCGTCACCAAAAGCGACTGTGGTACCGACCTTCAGACGTTTTGCTGGTTTGGCAAGAACTTCCCACTGATCACCTTGGGTATTTTTCAAAAGCAAAAGCTCAACATGTCCCATAGTTTCAGGCTTGTAGCCATAGAGACGGGCAGGCAGAACACGCGTATTGTTCATGACCAGAGCATCACCGGGATTCAACTGGTCGATGATATGGTCAAAGTGACTGTCAACCATGCTCCGTTTTTCGCGGTCGAGGATCAATAGTTTAGAGCTGTCGCGCTTTTCAAGGGGTACTTGAGCGATAAGCTCTTCGGGTAAATCAAAATCAAAATCTGCAGTATTCATATTCACTCCTTAGACTAAAATAAAATATAGGTAAAATAAATCAATAGGGCAAATGGCAAAGCCACCAATAGACCACCAATCAGGTAGAAAATAAACTTTAGGACCTTTGATTTAGAAATAAAATAGCCAGTAAGGCAGAACAGAATACCAATAAAAAATAAGTAAAAAAGCACATCTGTCATAAATGTATTATATCATAGTTAGACACTTAAGTCTTGATGGATGGGAAGAGAATTAAAATTATTCGTGCTGATGTAATACTCTATAAGTATAAATTCTTGACAAAAATTGGTCTATACCATATAATAAAGAAAAACAAAATGGTATAGACCAAAGAGGTGTGTTATGAAAATTCATGTAGTAAACAATCAAGTTGAAGGAGCAACTGTAGCATTAGACATTTTGAGAGAAAAATTGAACGGAGGTACCAAGGTATTAGGTTTGGCAACAGGCTCCAGTCCGTTAGAATTTTACAGATTGATTCGTGAGTCGGATTTAGACTTTTCGGATGTGACATCTGTAAACTTGGATGAGTATGTTGGTTTAGGTGAGGAGAGCGACCAATCCTATATTCATTTTATGAAGGAAAATCTTTTCAATACCAAACCGTTTAAACAATCTTATTTACCGAATGGTTTGGCGACAGATGTAGTTGCTGAAACAGAACGTTACAATAAAATTTTGGCTGAACATCCGGTTGATTTCCAAATTTTGGGTATCGGTCGCAACGGCCATATCGGTTTCAACGAACCAGGTGCTCCATTTGATGGTCAGACCCATCTGGTTGAATTGGCGCCATCAACCATTGAAGCCAACGCCCGCTTCTTTGACAATCCAGAAGATGTACCAAAACAAGCTATCTCCATGGGCATCGCCAACATTATGGCAGCCAAGACCATTGTTCTCATGGCCTATGGTCAGGAAAAAGCTGACGCCATTAAGGCGACTGTGGAAGGGGCAGTGACAGAAGATGTCCCAGCAAGCGTCCTCCAAAACCATGACAATGTCATCCTCATCCTCGACCAAGCAGCAGCGAGTAAATTAGTGTAGTATGTTGTAAACGATTATTCTTAGACATAAAGTTGGTTGTAACAGTACAATAAGTATAATTTCTGAATGAATCTAGGTTCTTTTTCCATTATGAATTTGACAAAAATTGTGAAAAGGCATGTAACTTATATTTTTAAGGGCATGCCTTTTGCTATTCTGATAATCCATATCAGTTGTTATATATTTGAATGGATTATATATAACATTAAGTTGGATGTGAGAGAAAATTTCAACAAGAGGTATTGCCATCCTTTATCATGTTGAAAATTGATAG
Coding sequences:
- a CDS encoding glucosamine-6-phosphate deaminase, with the translated sequence MKIHVVNNQVEGATVALDILREKLNGGTKVLGLATGSSPLEFYRLIRESDLDFSDVTSVNLDEYVGLGEESDQSYIHFMKENLFNTKPFKQSYLPNGLATDVVAETERYNKILAEHPVDFQILGIGRNGHIGFNEPGAPFDGQTHLVELAPSTIEANARFFDNPEDVPKQAISMGIANIMAAKTIVLMAYGQEKADAIKATVEGAVTEDVPASVLQNHDNVILILDQAAASKLV
- the queA gene encoding tRNA preQ1(34) S-adenosylmethionine ribosyltransferase-isomerase QueA, whose protein sequence is MNTADFDFDLPEELIAQVPLEKRDSSKLLILDREKRSMVDSHFDHIIDQLNPGDALVMNNTRVLPARLYGYKPETMGHVELLLLKNTQGDQWEVLAKPAKRLKVGTTVAFGDGRLTATIVEELEHGGRIVEFSYEGIFLEVLESLGEMPLPPYIHEKLEDRERYQTVYAKENGSAAAPTAGLHFTQELLEKIEAKGVKLVYLTLHVGLGTFRPVSVDNVDEHEMHSEFYNLSAEAAQTLNQVKDSGGRIVAVGTTSIRTLETIGNKFDGRLQADSGWTNIFIKPGYTFRIVDAFSTNFHLPKSTLVMLVSAFAGREFTLDAYKHAVEERYRFFSFGDAMFIQ
- a CDS encoding arginine repressor codes for the protein MNKIESRHQLILSLIMEKKIHTQQELQELLEVNGVSVTQSTLSRDIKMLNLVKVNEDDSSHYVINPIAPTRWEKRLRLYMEDALVMLKPIQHQVVLKTLPGLANSFGSILDAMEIPQIVATVCGDDVCLIICEDVEGAQACFEHLKQFTPPFFFSKL